The following are from one region of the Aquirufa lenticrescens genome:
- a CDS encoding SRPBCC domain-containing protein: MAFITIETTINAPIAHVWEKWTSPEHIQNWNFASPDWHCPKATTDLQVGGEFHYEMAARDGSMSFDFWGTFQQIEEQKSLEILIGDGRKMKVTFASTEMGTKVTEQFEPENQNLENMQQAGWQMILDNFKSYAESR; the protein is encoded by the coding sequence ATGGCTTTCATTACGATTGAAACTACGATAAATGCGCCCATCGCGCATGTTTGGGAAAAATGGACTTCTCCAGAACACATCCAAAACTGGAACTTTGCTTCTCCCGATTGGCACTGCCCAAAAGCCACAACAGACCTACAAGTCGGTGGAGAATTTCACTATGAGATGGCAGCAAGAGATGGGTCGATGAGCTTTGATTTTTGGGGCACTTTCCAACAAATAGAGGAGCAAAAATCACTCGAAATCCTTATCGGCGATGGCCGTAAAATGAAGGTTACTTTCGCATCCACCGAAATGGGCACGAAAGTAACTGAACAATTTGAGCCGGAAAATCAAAACCTGGAGAACATGCAACAAGCCGGCTGGCAGATGATTTTAGATAACTTTAAAAGCTACGCAGAAAGTCGCTAA
- a CDS encoding alpha-L-fucosidase: protein MKKIFLLILLSFTALSQQTTNKPERVNWFQDLGFGMFIHWNVDVNLGAVISHSLAGASDDYVNKYINELPGFFNPEQFRPKDWAKLAKLAGMKYVVFTAKHHAGFAMFQTKTTPFNVMNTPFKRDITKEIVEAFRAEGIAVGLYFSPDDFYYLHTHKQPIGRAQDPAHYPKTNPGLMEYDKAQMEELLTQYGKIDILFIDGPGDGLREFAWSINPDLVITRDAMKTPEQTTPNASLPRPWEACYTMGTDWQYKPTNDPQKSGTTVINMLAEIRAKGGNFLLNIGPKPNGEIQIEQEAILREIALWNFAYSEAIYAVKPMPIIKEEGVWYTQSNDEKYIYAFILRSSPDDWKYGERKHFVLSNVIGNEKTTVEILGYKSELVEYKQDFDAKTYVHASPLGLTISAVNGQRFYTNNRWPNAVVLKISNAKGRLPQTDKTKQSSMDGAK, encoded by the coding sequence ATGAAAAAGATTTTCCTCCTTATCCTTCTCAGCTTCACGGCCTTATCCCAGCAAACGACGAATAAACCAGAGCGTGTGAATTGGTTTCAAGACTTGGGTTTTGGGATGTTTATTCACTGGAACGTGGATGTCAATTTAGGTGCGGTTATCAGCCATTCTCTGGCAGGCGCATCGGATGACTATGTGAACAAATACATCAACGAGCTTCCGGGCTTTTTTAATCCGGAGCAGTTTAGGCCCAAAGACTGGGCGAAACTAGCTAAGCTCGCCGGCATGAAATACGTGGTATTCACTGCCAAACACCACGCGGGTTTCGCGATGTTCCAAACGAAAACGACCCCATTCAACGTAATGAACACGCCGTTTAAAAGGGACATCACAAAAGAAATCGTAGAAGCATTCCGCGCCGAAGGCATAGCCGTTGGACTTTACTTTTCCCCCGATGATTTCTACTATTTACATACTCACAAGCAGCCCATTGGTCGAGCGCAAGATCCAGCCCATTATCCAAAGACCAATCCGGGTTTGATGGAATATGATAAGGCGCAAATGGAGGAGCTACTTACTCAATACGGAAAAATTGACATCCTATTCATCGACGGCCCCGGCGATGGTCTACGTGAATTTGCCTGGTCAATCAATCCGGATTTAGTTATCACCCGTGATGCGATGAAAACGCCGGAACAAACGACTCCGAATGCTTCACTGCCTAGACCTTGGGAGGCCTGTTATACGATGGGAACGGACTGGCAATACAAACCCACGAATGATCCGCAAAAATCGGGTACAACGGTGATCAATATGTTAGCAGAAATCCGGGCGAAAGGAGGGAACTTCTTGCTAAATATAGGGCCTAAACCGAATGGCGAAATTCAGATCGAGCAAGAGGCCATTCTGCGTGAAATCGCGCTTTGGAACTTCGCGTATTCTGAGGCAATCTATGCCGTGAAACCCATGCCAATCATTAAGGAAGAGGGCGTTTGGTATACACAATCAAACGATGAGAAATACATCTATGCCTTCATTTTGCGTTCTTCACCGGACGATTGGAAATACGGGGAACGCAAGCATTTTGTGCTTTCGAATGTGATTGGGAACGAGAAAACGACAGTAGAAATTTTGGGCTACAAAAGCGAACTGGTGGAATACAAGCAAGATTTTGATGCCAAAACATACGTCCATGCTAGCCCATTAGGCTTAACTATTAGCGCAGTAAATGGCCAACGCTTCTACACAAATAACAGATGGCCGAATGCCGTCGTATTGAAAATTTCGAACGCAAAAGGGCGTTTGCCTCAAACCGATAAAACCAAACAAAGCTCCATGGATGGGGCCAAATAA
- the fabV gene encoding enoyl-ACP reductase FabV, producing MIIEPRMRGFICLTSHPKGCEKNVLNQIDYVKSKGAIDGPKKVLVIGASTGFGLASRITSAFGSDAATIGVFFEKAPAEGKTASPGYYNSLAFEAAAGKAGLYAKSINGDAFSNEVKEQTIDLIKADLGQVDLVIYSLASPVRQHPVTGVLHRSVLKPIGDTFTDKTVDFHTGIVSDVTITPCSDEDIANTVEVMGGEDWQMWMDALLNAGVLAEGAMTVAYSYIGPKVTEPVYRKGTIGMAKDHLEATAFKITDDLAKIGGKAFVSVNKALVTQASSAIPVIPLYISLLYKIMKAEGTHEGCIEQIQRLFSARLYTNGSIPVDEKGRIRIDDWEMNPEVQKEVAELWKGATTENLTAIGDLAGYKSDFLNLFGFGIDGVDYAAEANEMVEIPGLITVVK from the coding sequence ATGATTATTGAACCTAGAATGAGAGGGTTTATCTGTTTGACATCACACCCGAAAGGTTGTGAAAAAAACGTCTTAAATCAAATTGACTATGTGAAGTCAAAGGGAGCCATCGATGGCCCTAAAAAAGTGCTTGTGATTGGAGCCTCGACAGGTTTTGGTTTAGCCTCTCGCATCACGAGTGCATTCGGATCGGATGCCGCGACGATAGGAGTTTTCTTTGAAAAAGCACCTGCAGAAGGCAAAACAGCTTCTCCAGGATATTATAATAGCCTCGCTTTCGAAGCAGCCGCAGGTAAAGCGGGTCTTTATGCGAAAAGCATTAACGGCGACGCGTTCTCTAACGAAGTAAAAGAGCAGACAATCGACTTAATCAAGGCGGATTTAGGCCAAGTGGATTTAGTAATCTACAGCTTAGCATCTCCGGTTCGCCAGCACCCGGTTACGGGCGTGTTACACCGTTCGGTTTTGAAGCCTATCGGTGATACGTTCACGGATAAAACGGTTGATTTCCACACGGGAATAGTTTCAGATGTGACGATTACACCTTGCAGCGATGAAGATATCGCGAATACGGTGGAAGTGATGGGTGGCGAAGACTGGCAGATGTGGATGGACGCCTTATTGAACGCGGGCGTTTTAGCGGAAGGTGCGATGACAGTTGCGTATTCGTACATTGGTCCAAAAGTAACGGAGCCAGTTTACCGCAAAGGAACAATCGGAATGGCGAAAGACCATTTAGAAGCGACGGCGTTTAAGATTACAGATGATTTGGCCAAAATAGGAGGCAAAGCCTTCGTTTCAGTGAACAAAGCCCTAGTAACGCAAGCAAGTTCAGCGATTCCAGTGATTCCCTTGTACATCTCTTTGCTTTACAAAATAATGAAGGCAGAAGGAACACACGAAGGTTGTATCGAGCAAATCCAACGCCTATTCAGCGCACGCCTTTATACAAACGGTTCGATTCCAGTAGACGAAAAGGGGCGTATCCGCATCGACGATTGGGAGATGAATCCAGAAGTTCAAAAAGAAGTGGCTGAATTATGGAAAGGAGCTACGACAGAAAACTTGACTGCGATTGGCGATTTAGCTGGTTATAAATCGGATTTCTTAAACTTATTTGGCTTCGGAATTGATGGCGTTGATTACGCTGCGGAGGCGAACGAAATGGTGGAGATTCCGGGATTGATTACGGTAGTGAAATAA
- a CDS encoding sugar O-acetyltransferase: protein MNIFERMRAGGIIPHTDPQWAEVWEIVNQTIALSAKLNASGKVEEIRAILSEILGQSIDPSTTVLAPFSTNFGKHTTIGKNVFINHGCSFLDLGGITIEDDVLIGPQVKLVTENHPVDPSNRKSLDVKSVHIGKNVWLGAGAIILPGVTVGENSIVAAGAVVTKDVPANTIVGGVPAKHIKNI, encoded by the coding sequence ATGAACATTTTCGAACGCATGCGTGCTGGCGGAATCATTCCGCATACTGACCCACAATGGGCGGAGGTTTGGGAGATCGTGAATCAAACGATTGCGCTTTCTGCTAAGCTGAATGCTTCAGGAAAAGTGGAGGAGATTCGCGCGATTTTATCTGAAATTTTAGGCCAAAGCATTGATCCATCGACGACGGTTTTAGCGCCTTTTTCAACCAATTTTGGGAAGCATACGACAATCGGGAAAAACGTGTTCATCAACCATGGTTGTTCGTTTTTAGACTTAGGTGGCATCACCATTGAGGACGATGTGTTGATCGGGCCGCAAGTGAAATTAGTGACTGAAAATCATCCGGTGGATCCTAGCAATCGCAAGAGCCTGGATGTGAAGTCTGTTCACATTGGGAAAAATGTTTGGTTGGGAGCTGGCGCCATTATTTTGCCGGGTGTTACCGTAGGCGAAAATTCGATTGTAGCAGCAGGTGCAGTGGTGACGAAAGATGTACCTGCTAATACGATTGTGGGTGGGGTGCCGGCGAAACACATAAAAAATATCTAG
- a CDS encoding LysR family transcriptional regulator produces the protein MNYTLNQLQIFLKVVQTTSITKAAEELNLTQPAVSIQIKNLQAQFDIPLIEIIGKKIYITDFGKEIAESAKSILEQVYAINYKTMAFKDQLVGRLKISIVSTGKYVLPYFLTEFLRSNPGVEINIDVTNREKVMESQLENEVDFSLVSDALDNPTFDSIDLLLNDLYLIGNSETAKIKPTFNYLDFKNELPLIFREYGSGTRKVMESYFKKQGVDGLKKIELTSNEAVKQAVIAGLGYSIMPIIGIKNEIKSGSLKIIERDGLPISTKWKLIWHKDKNLSPVSKAFLAYLAENKEQIKQKYFQ, from the coding sequence ATGAATTATACCCTAAATCAATTGCAGATTTTTCTGAAGGTGGTACAAACTACTAGTATCACCAAAGCGGCTGAAGAACTGAACCTTACACAGCCAGCTGTATCGATTCAAATCAAAAACCTACAAGCGCAGTTCGACATTCCGCTTATCGAAATCATTGGTAAGAAAATTTACATTACAGATTTTGGTAAAGAGATTGCGGAATCAGCCAAAAGTATCCTAGAACAAGTTTACGCCATTAATTACAAGACGATGGCTTTCAAAGACCAATTAGTGGGTCGCCTTAAGATTTCGATTGTCTCGACAGGGAAATATGTTTTGCCTTATTTTTTGACCGAATTCTTGCGTTCAAATCCAGGCGTAGAAATTAATATTGATGTAACAAATAGGGAAAAAGTGATGGAAAGTCAGCTAGAAAACGAAGTCGATTTTAGTCTCGTTTCAGATGCCTTAGATAACCCCACATTTGATTCCATCGACCTGCTTTTAAACGATTTATACCTCATAGGAAATAGCGAAACAGCCAAGATAAAACCAACTTTTAATTACCTCGATTTCAAAAACGAACTGCCCCTCATTTTCCGTGAATACGGATCAGGTACCCGGAAAGTAATGGAGAGTTATTTCAAAAAGCAAGGAGTGGATGGCTTGAAAAAAATTGAATTAACCTCAAATGAAGCGGTAAAGCAAGCCGTTATTGCCGGCCTAGGCTATTCGATTATGCCCATCATTGGAATCAAAAATGAAATCAAATCAGGTTCCTTAAAAATCATCGAACGAGATGGTTTACCCATCTCTACTAAATGGAAATTGATTTGGCACAAGGATAAAAATTTGTCCCCCGTTTCGAAGGCATTCTTAGCTTATTTAGCCGAAAATAAAGAGCAGATCAAGCAGAAATACTTCCAATAA
- a CDS encoding sodium-dependent bicarbonate transport family permease, translating to MINFELLSFNLTNPTLLFFILGVFAKYVKSDLEVPAASKNFISLYLLFSIGFNGGSELAVTGITNEVIVSLLFGMLLALIIPIYSYFILRIKLNSSDAGAIAASYGSVSAVTFVSAVAFLEMNQLKVGGEMVAVMASMEFPAIIMGVILMNLFPDKKENAPVQWKEAMKHSLTNGSVLMIFGSLLIGFVSDSSQSIGIKHFTSDIFKGFLAIFLLDMGMVAASRFKAFKKQGSFLLLFALLVPLFNGVSVAFISQFITIDVGNRLIFSILAASASYIAVPAAMRLVAPKADPGIYIPMALGVTFPLNITIGLPLYMQIIHG from the coding sequence ATGATCAACTTTGAATTACTTTCTTTCAATCTGACAAACCCCACCTTACTGTTTTTCATTCTGGGGGTTTTCGCAAAATATGTCAAGAGTGATTTAGAAGTTCCGGCGGCATCAAAAAACTTCATTTCACTGTATCTGCTATTCTCCATCGGATTTAATGGCGGTAGCGAATTAGCAGTGACCGGAATTACGAATGAAGTAATTGTTAGTCTCTTGTTTGGCATGTTATTAGCGTTGATTATACCCATTTATTCCTACTTCATTTTACGCATTAAATTAAATTCTTCTGACGCAGGTGCTATTGCAGCATCCTATGGCTCTGTCAGCGCAGTTACCTTTGTTTCTGCGGTGGCTTTTTTAGAAATGAATCAGCTAAAAGTAGGAGGAGAAATGGTGGCCGTCATGGCGTCTATGGAGTTCCCTGCCATTATTATGGGAGTTATTTTAATGAATCTATTTCCGGACAAAAAAGAGAATGCCCCTGTCCAATGGAAGGAGGCTATGAAACACTCCTTGACGAATGGAAGTGTGCTCATGATTTTTGGAAGTTTACTCATTGGATTCGTCTCTGATTCGTCTCAATCCATCGGAATTAAGCATTTTACTTCAGATATATTCAAAGGTTTTTTAGCCATCTTTTTGTTAGATATGGGGATGGTGGCTGCTAGCAGGTTTAAGGCGTTTAAAAAACAGGGGTCTTTTTTATTGCTTTTTGCCTTGCTAGTGCCCCTTTTTAATGGGGTATCTGTCGCCTTTATTTCACAATTCATCACTATTGATGTGGGGAATAGACTGATATTCTCGATTTTGGCAGCCAGCGCTTCCTACATTGCAGTACCTGCAGCGATGCGTTTAGTGGCCCCGAAAGCGGATCCGGGAATCTATATTCCAATGGCATTAGGCGTTACATTCCCCTTAAACATTACGATTGGATTGCCTCTGTATATGCAAATTATCCATGGCTAG
- a CDS encoding DUF6671 family protein encodes MASEHYFYGRKVVIATKHQKEQVIGPALHEAYGMEYVVSEKVDTDRWGTFTGEVERVLTPVEAARQKCILALAECDADFAIGSEGSFGPHPTLYFLPADEEILLLLDRKRGLEIVVKHTSLLTNYASFEQGSEQDLADFLQQIKFPSHGLHVKSPEAYVAKGIRSEDRLNQAIQEAVNRFGTYTLETDMRAMNNPTRMSVIQELAGKLVEKMKSCCPTCQRPGFSPTDVIRGLVCSCCSLPTKSLKSLIYSCEGCHYTTCVDFPDSKTMEDPMFCDFCNP; translated from the coding sequence ATGGCTAGTGAACACTATTTCTACGGGCGAAAAGTCGTCATTGCGACAAAACACCAAAAGGAACAGGTGATTGGACCGGCATTACATGAGGCGTATGGGATGGAATATGTCGTTTCAGAAAAAGTAGATACGGATCGATGGGGCACATTCACAGGAGAAGTGGAGCGTGTATTAACACCAGTCGAGGCAGCTAGGCAAAAATGCATTTTAGCTTTAGCGGAATGTGATGCAGATTTTGCCATTGGTTCAGAAGGATCTTTTGGCCCACATCCTACGCTGTATTTTCTGCCTGCGGATGAAGAAATTCTGCTACTGTTGGACCGAAAAAGGGGGTTGGAGATTGTGGTAAAGCACACCAGCCTGCTAACAAATTATGCCTCATTTGAGCAAGGTTCAGAGCAGGATTTAGCCGATTTTTTACAACAAATTAAATTTCCTAGTCATGGTTTACATGTGAAAAGTCCAGAGGCTTACGTGGCGAAAGGAATTAGATCTGAAGATCGATTAAACCAAGCGATTCAGGAGGCTGTTAATCGCTTTGGAACCTATACCTTGGAGACCGATATGCGTGCGATGAATAATCCGACTCGGATGTCTGTTATACAGGAGCTGGCGGGAAAATTAGTGGAGAAGATGAAGAGCTGTTGTCCTACCTGCCAAAGACCTGGATTTAGCCCCACCGATGTTATTCGTGGCCTGGTTTGTTCTTGTTGCTCCTTACCTACGAAATCACTTAAATCGCTTATTTATAGTTGTGAAGGATGCCACTATACAACTTGTGTTGATTTCCCTGATTCGAAAACGATGGAGGACCCTATGTTTTGTGATTTTTGTAACCCCTAA
- a CDS encoding L-threonylcarbamoyladenylate synthase: MITSDISLVKDHLEKGEVVGIPTETVYGLAANIYDEHAIAKIFSTKGRPNTNPLIVHVKSMEQAHTLVSHFPPKASLLAERFWPGSLTLILPKSELISDAITAQQSTVAIRMPNHHTTLALLETLDFPLAAPSANPYNRISPTCAAHVENYFPQIPILEGGNCEAGVESTILSFDGDEVVLLRHGAISMEQIEEVVGRILDRTSSESVHLAPGRSKKHYSPLCELIISYEPLFMLSAVQQKKVAILWFKEVKIDSPKVTINHILSPSGSFKEAAANMYDALHQLEKSGVELIIVERLPNYNLGRTINDRFERAAAK, from the coding sequence ATGATTACGTCTGATATTTCGCTTGTTAAAGACCACTTAGAAAAAGGTGAAGTGGTGGGGATTCCTACGGAAACCGTCTATGGTTTAGCGGCTAACATTTACGATGAACATGCGATTGCGAAGATTTTTAGTACCAAAGGAAGGCCAAATACGAACCCTTTGATTGTACACGTAAAATCGATGGAACAAGCGCACACTTTGGTGTCGCATTTTCCTCCAAAAGCCTCCCTTTTAGCGGAGCGTTTTTGGCCTGGTTCCCTCACCTTAATCCTGCCTAAAAGTGAGTTGATTTCTGATGCTATAACTGCTCAGCAATCGACAGTTGCCATAAGAATGCCTAACCACCATACAACTTTAGCCTTGTTGGAAACCCTAGACTTCCCTTTAGCGGCTCCCAGCGCAAATCCCTATAACAGAATTAGCCCTACCTGCGCTGCACATGTGGAGAATTATTTCCCTCAAATTCCCATCTTAGAAGGCGGTAATTGCGAAGCAGGTGTAGAGTCGACCATTCTCTCTTTTGATGGAGATGAGGTCGTTTTACTGCGGCATGGCGCTATTTCAATGGAGCAAATTGAGGAGGTAGTCGGACGTATTTTGGACAGAACATCTTCCGAATCCGTGCACCTTGCACCCGGCAGAAGCAAGAAGCATTATTCGCCTTTGTGTGAATTAATTATTAGCTATGAACCGCTGTTTATGCTGAGTGCCGTTCAGCAGAAGAAAGTGGCTATTTTATGGTTTAAAGAAGTGAAAATTGATAGTCCCAAAGTCACCATCAACCACATTCTCTCTCCTAGTGGAAGTTTTAAAGAAGCGGCCGCTAACATGTATGACGCTTTGCATCAATTAGAAAAATCAGGGGTAGAATTAATTATTGTAGAGCGTCTGCCTAATTATAATTTGGGTCGTACCATTAATGACCGATTTGAAAGAGCCGCCGCGAAATGA
- a CDS encoding dihydroorotase — MKKQLLVNAKIVNEGTSFFSDVLIHHGRIEKIATHISDPNANVFDINGNYLIPGMIDDQVHFRDPGLTYKGNLTTESRAAVAGGVTSFMDMPNTVPNTLTRDLLEQKYQAAAQQSLANYSFFMGVTAGNLEEALRVDNESVCGITDDGLYFNEQQILANNPEYLEKLFSRVETLVALHSEDESIIDQNYERYFTETKGQIPFALHAKIRSTEACVTATKRVLDIQSKYQNRLHFFHISTGEEAMLFPASTDYRNKRVTAEACIHHLWFTEKDYEKRGGDIKWNPAIKTEFDRVTLIQALKEGRIDIIASDHAPHSREEKQGTYEQVKSGAPIVQHTLPLLFELASRGEISVEQIVEKTSHRVADIYRLKERGYLREGYYADVVELRLNAPWEITSSSLLYKCGWAPVVGERLSAKVKRTFVNGNLVFQEDVFMSDAKGSRLFFEKSR; from the coding sequence ATGAAAAAACAATTACTAGTTAATGCTAAAATCGTCAATGAAGGCACCTCCTTTTTTTCGGATGTGTTGATTCATCACGGCCGAATTGAAAAAATTGCCACCCATATTTCTGATCCTAATGCGAACGTTTTCGACATCAATGGGAATTATTTGATCCCAGGAATGATCGATGATCAGGTGCATTTTAGAGATCCGGGATTAACGTATAAAGGTAATTTAACGACAGAATCTAGAGCGGCAGTGGCAGGCGGCGTGACCTCCTTTATGGATATGCCTAACACTGTTCCTAATACGCTTACCCGTGATTTACTAGAGCAAAAATACCAAGCCGCGGCGCAGCAATCGCTCGCTAATTATTCCTTTTTCATGGGGGTAACCGCCGGGAATTTAGAGGAGGCTTTACGGGTAGATAATGAGAGCGTTTGTGGTATTACGGATGATGGGTTGTACTTTAATGAGCAGCAAATTCTAGCAAATAACCCGGAATATTTGGAAAAATTATTCTCGCGGGTAGAAACCTTGGTTGCCTTACATAGCGAGGACGAATCCATTATTGATCAAAATTACGAGCGGTATTTTACCGAAACGAAAGGCCAAATTCCCTTTGCTTTGCATGCTAAAATTCGAAGTACAGAGGCCTGCGTGACGGCCACCAAACGGGTTTTGGACATACAATCAAAATACCAAAATAGACTCCATTTTTTCCACATTTCCACTGGCGAAGAAGCGATGCTTTTCCCCGCCTCTACCGATTATAGAAACAAACGAGTAACAGCAGAAGCCTGTATTCATCACCTGTGGTTTACGGAAAAAGACTATGAAAAAAGAGGAGGCGATATTAAATGGAATCCCGCTATCAAGACAGAATTTGATCGTGTTACGTTAATCCAAGCGCTTAAAGAAGGGCGCATCGATATCATCGCCTCAGACCACGCTCCTCACAGTAGGGAAGAAAAACAAGGGACCTACGAACAAGTAAAATCAGGCGCACCTATCGTACAGCATACCTTGCCACTTTTGTTTGAATTAGCTTCTCGCGGGGAAATTTCCGTCGAACAAATTGTCGAAAAAACGAGTCATCGGGTGGCGGATATCTATCGCTTAAAAGAGAGAGGCTACTTGCGCGAAGGCTACTATGCGGATGTCGTGGAATTAAGGCTAAATGCTCCGTGGGAAATTACTTCATCATCCCTTTTGTATAAGTGTGGTTGGGCGCCGGTAGTGGGGGAGCGACTTTCTGCTAAAGTCAAGCGTACGTTTGTGAATGGGAATCTCGTTTTTCAGGAGGATGTGTTTATGTCGGATGCCAAAGGTTCTCGATTATTCTTCGAAAAGAGTAGGTAA
- a CDS encoding DUF4386 domain-containing protein: MTTSRKTSLTAGILYLVTFISIPTLSLYHEIHLPNFVISSAPSTDVVLGGMLELVMALACIGTALAFYPVLKKQNEMLALGFVAARILEATLIFAGVASLFTVLNLRSLGAEAQVVSRGLVMLYDRLFLISQSFIPAVNGLLLGSLLYQTRLVPRILPIIGIIGAFTLVAGDVAVLYGVYDQRAPIAGLSAVPIALWEFSLGIYLTFKGFKENAVILG, translated from the coding sequence ATGACAACATCACGCAAAACTTCTTTGACCGCCGGTATTCTCTACCTAGTGACCTTTATTTCCATACCAACTTTATCGCTGTACCATGAAATTCACCTGCCTAATTTTGTTATCAGCTCAGCTCCATCGACTGATGTAGTGCTCGGAGGGATGTTAGAATTGGTGATGGCTTTGGCCTGCATAGGTACTGCGCTGGCGTTTTATCCAGTCTTGAAGAAGCAAAACGAAATGCTTGCGTTGGGTTTTGTGGCTGCTCGGATTTTAGAAGCTACTTTGATTTTTGCAGGTGTGGCGAGTTTATTTACGGTCTTAAATTTGCGCTCTCTAGGTGCAGAAGCACAGGTGGTTTCCCGAGGATTAGTGATGCTCTATGATCGTTTGTTTTTGATTAGCCAAAGTTTCATCCCCGCCGTCAATGGGTTATTGTTAGGATCACTTTTGTATCAAACACGTTTAGTACCTCGCATTTTACCCATTATAGGGATCATCGGCGCCTTTACTTTAGTAGCCGGTGATGTAGCCGTTTTGTATGGAGTGTATGATCAGCGCGCGCCCATTGCGGGATTATCCGCGGTTCCGATTGCCCTTTGGGAATTTTCATTGGGGATTTATTTGACGTTTAAAGGATTTAAAGAAAATGCCGTAATTTTAGGCTAA
- a CDS encoding PhzF family phenazine biosynthesis protein: protein MKIPIYQVDAFTNERFKGNPAAVCPLDTWLPDAVMQNIAAENNLAETAFIVPAGNAYEIRWFTPTVEVDLCGHATLASAYVLFNELGFAGEQINFISHRSGPLSVTKIGAILALNFPVDTLSELPLSPAFAIGLSQAPVKVFKGKTDYLFVYNSEAEILALQPDFEALKTHPVRGIIVTAPGETTDFVSRFFGPACGVNEDPVTGSAHTTLTPYWSSVLGKSELTARQLSLRTGDLTCKLVGDRVEIAGEAVLYLRGEINV, encoded by the coding sequence ATGAAAATCCCTATTTACCAAGTCGACGCCTTTACGAACGAACGATTTAAAGGCAATCCTGCTGCCGTTTGCCCCTTGGATACATGGCTTCCAGATGCCGTGATGCAAAATATTGCAGCGGAGAATAATTTAGCAGAAACCGCCTTTATAGTTCCCGCTGGGAATGCATACGAAATCCGCTGGTTTACACCCACCGTTGAAGTGGATTTATGTGGTCACGCGACCTTAGCGAGCGCGTATGTTTTGTTCAATGAATTGGGTTTTGCTGGGGAACAAATCAACTTCATTTCTCATCGAAGCGGTCCTTTATCTGTGACAAAGATCGGCGCTATTTTAGCTTTGAATTTTCCGGTGGATACCTTATCGGAATTACCCTTAAGTCCAGCGTTTGCGATTGGATTGTCTCAGGCGCCTGTCAAAGTTTTCAAAGGCAAAACGGACTACTTATTTGTCTACAATTCGGAAGCAGAAATCTTGGCTTTGCAACCCGATTTCGAAGCATTAAAAACACATCCTGTTCGCGGGATTATCGTAACGGCCCCTGGCGAAACGACGGATTTTGTATCTCGCTTTTTTGGCCCAGCTTGTGGAGTAAATGAAGACCCGGTGACGGGTTCAGCGCACACGACTTTGACACCATATTGGTCTTCAGTTTTAGGTAAATCGGAATTAACGGCTCGTCAATTATCTTTACGGACAGGGGACTTAACCTGCAAATTAGTGGGCGATCGCGTGGAAATTGCGGGCGAAGCTGTGTTATATTTGCGGGGCGAGATTAATGTATAA
- a CDS encoding DinB family protein — translation MKKLFTFFAILAMATSLTAQTPKANLVKDWERARAYTKEYLDAMPESGFALKPTKEMRSFAGQMLHLSDAIYGIVGMATDVAPTAKDLEKSNDVAKASVTEKVLAAYDFAINAIKNAPDAKLGESIKLFGRFDVTRGQAIDKAFEHQTHHRGQATVYIRLAGATPPAEKLF, via the coding sequence ATGAAAAAATTATTCACTTTTTTTGCCATCTTAGCCATGGCCACTAGCTTAACAGCTCAAACTCCGAAAGCGAATTTGGTTAAAGATTGGGAGCGCGCACGTGCTTACACGAAAGAGTATTTAGATGCGATGCCTGAATCAGGTTTTGCTCTAAAACCTACGAAAGAAATGCGTTCTTTTGCAGGCCAAATGCTTCACTTAAGTGATGCGATTTATGGTATCGTAGGAATGGCTACTGATGTGGCGCCTACTGCCAAAGATTTAGAGAAATCGAATGACGTAGCGAAAGCAAGCGTAACGGAGAAAGTGTTAGCAGCCTATGATTTTGCCATCAATGCCATTAAAAATGCACCGGATGCAAAATTAGGCGAGTCAATTAAATTATTTGGCCGTTTTGATGTAACGCGTGGACAAGCAATCGATAAAGCGTTTGAACACCAAACACACCACCGTGGTCAAGCAACTGTATACATTCGCTTAGCGGGTGCGACTCCTCCAGCAGAGAAGTTGTTCTAG
- a CDS encoding DUF2256 domain-containing protein produces MQGVKKQHLPSKICPVCNRPFAWRKKWEKNWDQLIYCGEKCRRSK; encoded by the coding sequence ATGCAAGGCGTTAAAAAACAACATTTACCCTCCAAAATCTGCCCCGTTTGCAATCGCCCTTTCGCCTGGCGCAAGAAGTGGGAGAAGAATTGGGATCAACTCATCTATTGTGGTGAAAAGTGCAGACGTAGCAAATAA